Genomic DNA from Manis pentadactyla isolate mManPen7 chromosome 14, mManPen7.hap1, whole genome shotgun sequence:
CCCGGGGCTGGGGACTCTGCCCACCAGCACATGTGCCTGGTCAGTGCCCCAGAATCTGACGGGAGCAGTAGGGATGTGGGAGGAGCACAGCCTTCTAAGAGCATCATCCTACGACACCACCCCGGCAGCTGCGGGGGCAGCCTTCCCAAAGCAACACCTCCCTGCCTCACTGCGTGTTCTCTTGGAGCTTCTAGCAGTTTCCCAGACAGAGTTCCAGTGAAGAGCAGGGTGGGGGCCTCCAGGAGAGGGAGCCTGGCAGGTGCAGCACCTGGGTGGAATGATAGGCGAAGCCACAGGTTTACCTCTTCTCAGGGCCTTGTATGTTCCAGTGTGAATCTACTGCCAAAGTAAGGAGTCTGCAGGCAAAACACCTCTGTTCCGATCTTCACACAGGTATGCCATGATACAGCTTGGACAGCCATTCTACCGAGCTCCCACATAGTGAGCATGGGCAGGATGGCGTCTCCAACACGGGGTGGACGTGCCACTGTCTAACGTGAATGCTCCCTGTCGGGGGCTTGCCATGGCTCTCCTGCCTGGCTCTCTCTGGTCAGTTACTGGCCTGCCTCTGTCTGAGGTGATGAGGGCTGTTTGACAAGAGGAATCAGAACAGGCCCTGGGAGGCTGCCGAGGCCACACAGACCTGTGCAGAGCTGCTGAGCGGGGAGTGTGGGGTCTGCCCTGGGCAGCGGGCTGGATGAAGGGCAGGGCCCAGTGAGGACCTCCCCCCCCAGGGCTCCCCCCAGTGACACCTGTCTGGGTGAGGGTCTGCTGGGGCCTTCCTTCTGCACTCCAGGGCAGCCTCTCACCTGAGCATATAGCTCTGGAGCTGCAATATGGCATGAGCTCCCATTCCCACTCTTGGTGGCCTCCCTGCCGGTACCACGGGCGTGTGGGCAGAGCAGGGTCACTTGGGTATGGACAGAATaaagggagaggcaggcagaggccTGGGAGGAGCAATGAGATGGGCAGGGAGGACACTTCAACCCTCTGACTCCAGCAAAAGGTCCCGAGCTGTTTGTTCTGGAGAAGACAAAATGTGTTTAATCATTTCTGTGATCCAAAGGACAACTGTTTGGAGCCCTGTCATACAAAGTAGGCAGCCAGGGCTGACATCTTGTCCTTTGGCCGCCTGGCACCAGGTTTTCCTGCAGGCCgccggccccggccccgccctCGGCCCTGCCTCCCCCCTGGCCCGCAGCGGTGCATGGGGTGGCAGGAGGCCGCGTGCTTCAGCTCTACCAGCTCCTGGAAGACGGGGTCGCAGAAGACGCAGCCTGTGTACTGTGTCTGATCGCCTGGGAGTGGGGACTTGGTCTTGTTGAAGTCCACGCCAAGCAGGGCGGCCTCGCAGGCACTGCATGTGTCCGCGGACACCCGCACGCGGTGAGCGTTCTCAAAGCAGTGAGCCACCACGTTGCACTTGTTGCAGGCCACCTTCCACTTGGGGCCGGAGGTGGGGTCCAGCACCAGCACCCCGCTGTCGCACTCCACGCACTGGCCAATGCCCAGCAGGCCTAGCGAGTGCTGGCAGGTGGGGTGTGTGCACTCATTGCAGCCCATGCCTGGCGGGGAGAGGGCAGCCCATGATGCACacctgcccccagcccaccccgGGCCTCAATGAGGGCCTCACACCCCAGGGCCCCTCGTCCCAGCAGAAAGTGCTCCTCTCAGCCTTCTTCGCTGCTGGTCCTGTGCTCTGCTTATCTAAAACTTCCAGCTTGGAGGCCCCCTTCCTCCAGGCTGACATCATTTCCGGAAGGCCCTCCTGGCAGCCTCCAGCTGTCCATGCCCCCTTCTCAACTCATTGCCACTTGGCACATGGGGCCACTGGCTGCTCTGGAAGCggctggagggcagggctgggcctcaGCAACCCTGGCAGCCCAGACTCAGACATGCCAGTCCCACAGGGAAGACCTGAGTCAGGAGGGGTGGGCTGAGACCTCCTGAGTGCTCCCCAGACCTCCTGGTGAACACAGGTGGGTGCCTCATGCTTGCTGCCCCTTCTTCCTGTATGTATTTTGGGGTTATGACACCCCAGGGGCTGTGTGGCTTGCTGAGGAGGCAGTGCAGCTGAGGGTGGGCCCACTGGGCCCCAATCCCCCCTCAGACTCCCAGTCTGGGGCTCTCAGCCCCGCCTGGGCATGCTCGCCTCTCTCCAGTGACAACTAGGAGGACAGAGGGCAGTGGTGGAGGCTGGCCAGGGGAACACCCCAAGCCAGGGGAGCCCCCCTGCATCCTCTCACTTCCCCCGGACCTGGAGGGGGCACTGCACACCCACTGCCCAGATCCCAAGTGAGCTGCCCACAGCTGCCCACCCAACTATAACCCGGacagagggtggcaggtggccGGCTGGCAGGTGAGCAGTGCTCAATCGCGCCTGCGTGTCCCATCCCAGCACCAGCGAGCACAGGAAGAGCCAGGGAGGGACCCCGGAGGCCAGCATGTTGTGAGGGGGTGCTGGCAGGGATGGCAGCCTGTCTCGGGAGGGAGCCCGGGCACGTGGCACTCACCTTTCTTCATGTCTCGGAAGGGCGGGTGGTTGGAGCAATAGGGGCACAGCGGGTAACTCTTGCCCCGAGAGCCTGAGGACCACAGGACCAGCTCGAAGTCATCCAGTGGGCACCGGAGCTCCTTGTAGAGCTTGATGGTGCCGTTCTGGGGGAGGGTGTAGGTCTCATCGCAGTGGGAGCAGTGCAGGCGGCTCGGCTTGGCCTGGAGCAGCACCGGAGAGGAAGCATGGGGCTGCCAGAGCCGGCCGCTGCTGGCCCCCAGCCTCGTTCTCAGCAGAGGAAGCAGCATGGAATACGTGGTAGCGATACGCGATAGGTCATGTGTAACACATGACGTGTGTTTTGTGATACATATGTACAATATACACATAATACGTCATGTATAATAATGTATAATATGCAAACGTACTGTGTAATACATGACATATAACATGTAATGTGTAATAAAATGCATAATACTAATATGTATGCAATATGTAACCGTATGCATAGGAGCGCACATAATATAGCAGTTTCCCCATCCACAGGgcatatgttccaagaccccagTGGATGAAACCGAAGTAGTGCTGAACCCCCCAGTTTTCTCCTGGGCATGCACGCCTATGATAGAGCTTGGCTTATAAACTAGGCCCGGCAAGACATGAACAGTAACTAAAAAACAGAACAGTTATAATAAACTGTAATAAAAGTCCCATGCACGTGGTCTTTCTCTCAAGATACCTTATCACACTGCACTTGCCCTCTTCCTTCCAgtgagagtgtgagaggacaGAATGCCTCCATGATGAGATGATGTGAGGGGAATGACACAGGCACTCTGACATGGCATCAGGCTACCACTGACCTTCTGACCATGTGTCAGAAGGAGGAGCATCTGCTCTGGGACTGAggttgactgtgggtaactgacacgAGAAGCAAAGCCGTGGATAAGAGGGCACtactgtacatacatatataagtaaTGCATAGTAGGTGATGCGTAACACAGCATATGTAACATGTGACCAGCAATACGTAACACACAATGCACTGCCAGGCAAGGACCTCTCGGGCAAAGATCCCTGACCATGAGTCCCATGCTCCAGGCATGAAGGGCAGTTCTAAAATTCCTGCATGTATATTAACAACCATGATGGCAGGTAATGTGTTGTCAGGAAAAAGTGGACAACGTTTTTAAGTGGCCTACAGTTTTCATGTTCCTGGGGCCACGGGGAAACTGGGTGTTTGCTGGCAAGACTGCTTTAGGCTTCTTGATCACTCTTTTGTGTGGCAACCAGGACAAAGTATTATTCCCATGTGACTGAAGATAAAGCAGAGGCCAAGAGAGGCGACAGGACTTGCCTGAGTGTGTGTTCCAGGGCGATGCTGGCCCGAAGGGGCAGTCACAGCCCTCCAGTCCCTGCCTACCTGGACATACTTCATGAACCGGTGGCACTTCCCACAGCGGGAGAGGGGCTTGCCTGTGGCTGCCAGGGGTGAAAAGGACACCTCCATCAGCTCGTCCATGCCTGAAAGCAAGCAGTGCAGGGGTCAGTCCTCCTGGCCCCAGCAGCCCAGTGCTCTCACAGACGGGTGGGCTGGAGCGGGTGGCCATACAAGTGGGCAAGGTGAGGGAGTATGTCTCTGTCCCCAAGGGTGGTGGGGTTTCTATGTCACTAGTGGGAACGGCACGGCTGCAGCCTCATTGGCAGATGCGCCAAGGGGCCCGTGTGTGGTGTCACCACACCTGCTCTTTAATCCAAACAGAGGCCCTGCAACGAGCCATCACTGGCCTATTCCCCCCACAGAGCCAAGAGACCAGATGCGGGGGCTGGACTCCCATGGGGACCCTCGGCTCCCCAAGCGGTGGCAACTCTGACCCAGGGCCCTCCGGCAGAGAGACAGGGTGAGGTGGACCTCACCAGAGATGGAGTCGACGAAGTAGTGGAACTTCCTCTTGAAGATGTCCAGGGTGTGGCCCAGCACCTGCCGGTAGTCGGCCTTGCCATGGGCAATCAGGTTTAGCTGCTTCTCCACTGCGCTGCGGATGGTGGGGAGCACCAGCTCTGCGTCTGAGGGAAGCGAGggatgctgggctgagtgtgctccCGAGGGACCACGGCTGCCACCACTGGCTCAGGCTGGGGGCACACGGCAGCAGGGGCTCCTGCACCCCCAGACCTTTGCTGATCCCCCAGGGGATCCTGTGTGGAGTGGCCAGGGCCATCCTGCCTCTAGGGCTGCATCACTCCTGTGCTCCCGGCAGTCCTCAGGCCGGGTCTGTGCTCTGCCACCCCCCACATGACCCTCGGGGCCTCAGCAGACAGCACCACAGTGAGGCCCAGCCAGGTGCTGAGCTGCCGAGAAGAGCCCCCCGCCTCCCTTCTGGGTCCTGCCCACGCCTGCCGGGGCAGGGCACGCAGGTGGCTGGTGCAGTGCCCTCGCAGTGGGAACTGGGGACTTCCTGCAGGGCTGCGGCCCTTTGGAGAAGGCTCTGAGCCGACAGGCAGGGCCCCAGCCCCTCACCGATTCTGTAGTAGCCGTGCACCAGGACAATGCCGAGGTTGGTGGGCCGGAGCCTGCGGCTGCTCTCCACAACAACATAGTTGCGCTGGCAGATGTTATTGATATGCACGGGGATGCTGGCGTCCGTCCCTGAAACGCACAGCATGGCTACTTGTTCCTCCAGCTCCTGACACTGCCCTGAGGACTGTGGAGCCGCTGGGATGCCCACTCGTCACAGGGCCCTGGTTCCAGCCCCACTCCCCGCTCCCGGCCAGTGCAGTACAGGGCATCGCACCACGTGTGCTCCCACCTTCTGGCCTTCCCAGCACTGGGTGCTTACAGCTCCACAGACAAGGACAGAGGCTCCGAGAGGTGAAGAAACTCTGCCAGCATCATAGCTCATTCTACCTGCCCCTCCTGTCTGGTAAATGTGGCTGCCCGGGCCTCTCCTGCCTCGATCCTGAGGCACCCACCTATTCCAGAACCAGGGTCCAAAACCCCTAACAAGGAGGAGTCACATGCTCACTGTCCGGTCGTCCCCTCCCAAGCCTGCCTGGTCTAGCCCCCATGCTGGCTCCCAGTCCTGGGAAGCTCCTCTTCTGGGGGTGTCAGGATCACCTGGCACTGCCGGACTCTGTTGCTCCCCCTGCTGAGGAGCCTCCTCAGCTGGTGCTCAGAGGCTAAGGACTTGGCCAAGGTCCCACCCGCACAGGAAGAGGACAGGTTGGGATCTGAACCCTGTGTGGATGGCCCTGAGCTCCCAGCTGTACCCGCTGTGTTCTCGCCACAGCCCCTGTGGTGGCCTCGCCAGGGCCTCTTACACAGCCCTGGGACCCCTGGTCAACAAGGCTGCCCTTGGCCACCGTCTTGTTcagaaggtcatgaggaccctcATCACGGTCATGGACTTGTTCTGGTCATGGAGTCTGGGCTGCTGTCTAGTCTGTGGCTGCCAGAAGCCGTGGGTGTCCCATCAGTGGGAAGGGACAGAGGACACTGGGGGAGCAGGGCCCACACCTCACATCTGAGGACTGCCAGGGCAGGACCCACTGCAAGGACCCAGGCCCCTGGACAAAGCAGGCTCAGCACTGTCACCAGGACTCGACTCAGGTGGGATGCTCCCTGACAGTCATCGGCCTGGGTCCTGCAGAGCCTGTCAGCAGGGCCAGCACACTGGGGAATGGGCAGTGCCCACCAGAGCAAGCACTGCCTGGGGAGAAGGCCCCGCAGGGAGGCCGGCCCCAGGAGGGTAAGGGCACAGGTCACAGACGAGGCCTGGGGCCCAGGCCGGACCCTTAGTCAGCAAGGAGCGTACATCAGTGGCTGTACTCCTGAGCCAGCATGGTGCCCGGGGCTGCCCATTCTCACTGGGTAAGCTGGTTCCTGTGCGGGAGTTTCCTGGCCCCGGGGCAGGCATCTCCATCCCCTCACTGGGAAATAGTACCCACAAGAATGTGGTTTCCTCGTCACCCAATTCTGGGACAGGCCTGCGCTGGCTGTGTGGACTCAGGACTTTTATCTGACTTTTGGGTTTTCCTGTAGGTGAATCGTTGGCATCCGGGGCCAACGCTCAGGCCTGTGGGAGTCAGTGCACAAGGGCCCACAGCCGCGCCCACCGATGCCATGCTTCTCCATGAGCGTGATGAGCTCAGCCTCCGTCAGGTAGTCGGGCGGGCTCGTCTGCTTCTCCAGCATCTTCATCTCACCCACGGCAAAGGAGTCGCCTCGCTGGCAGGTGGGCAGGCTCTCCTCCAGGGGCACGCTCTGCCAGGGCATGATCTCTGTGAAGCCTGGAGACACAGGGTGTGGCTGCTCAGGGCCTGGTCTCCGCTCGGCCTGTCCGTGGCCGTGAGGGAGGGGCAAGGCGGGGGCCCTGGTGTCACCTGGGGAGATGACGGTCTTCCCCGTGCAGGTGAAGTGCTCGGGCCCGATGCTGAAGG
This window encodes:
- the TOP3B gene encoding DNA topoisomerase 3-beta-1 isoform X1; the encoded protein is MKTVLMVAEKPSLAQSIAKILSRGSMSSHKGLNGTCSVHEYTGTFAGQPVRFKMTSVCGHIMTLDFLGKYNKWDKVDPAELFSQAPTEKKEANPKLNMVKFLQVEGKGCDYIVLWLDCDKEGENICFEVLDAVLPFMNPAHGNEKTVFRARFSSITDTDICAAMARLGEPDRNEALSVDARQELDLRIGCAFTRFQTKYFQGKYGNLDSSLISFGPCQTPTLGFCVERHDKIQSFKPETYWVLQAKVNADKDRSLLLDWDRVRVFDREIAQMFLNMTKTEKEAQVEATSKKEKAKQRPLALNTVEMLRVASSSLGMGPQHAMQTAERLYTQGYISYPRTETTHYPENFDLKGPLRQQANHPYWADTVKQLLSEGINRPRKGHDAGDHPPITPMRSATEAELGSEAWRLYEYITRHFIATVSHDCRYLQSTISFSIGPEHFTCTGKTVISPGFTEIMPWQSVPLEESLPTCQRGDSFAVGEMKMLEKQTSPPDYLTEAELITLMEKHGIGTDASIPVHINNICQRNYVVVESSRRLRPTNLGIVLVHGYYRIDAELVLPTIRSAVEKQLNLIAHGKADYRQVLGHTLDIFKRKFHYFVDSISGMDELMEVSFSPLAATGKPLSRCGKCHRFMKYVQAKPSRLHCSHCDETYTLPQNGTIKLYKELRCPLDDFELVLWSSGSRGKSYPLCPYCSNHPPFRDMKKGMGCNECTHPTCQHSLGLLGIGQCVECDSGVLVLDPTSGPKWKVACNKCNVVAHCFENAHRVRVSADTCSACEAALLGVDFNKTKSPLPGDQTQYTGCVFCDPVFQELVELKHAASCHPMHRCGPGGRQGRGRGRGRRPAGKPGARRPKDKMSALAAYFV
- the TOP3B gene encoding DNA topoisomerase 3-beta-1 isoform X3; translation: MKTVLMVAEKPSLAQSIAKILSRGSMSSHKGLNGTCSVHEYTGTFAGQPVRFKMTSVCGHIMTLDFLGKYNKWDKVDPAELFSQAPTEKKEANPKLNMVKFLQVEGKGCDYIVLWLDCDKEGENICFEVLDAVLPFMNPAHGNEKTVFRARFSSITDTDICAAMARLGEPDRNEALSVDARQELDLRIGCAFTRFQTKYFQGKYGNLDSSLISFGPCQTPTLGFCVERHDKIQSFKPETYWVLQAKVNADKDRSLLLDWDRVRVFDREIAQMFLNMTKTEKEAQVEATSKKEKAKQRPLALNTVEMLRVASSSLGMGPQHAMQTAERLYTQGYISYPRTETTHYPENFDLKGPLRQQANHPYWADTVKQLLSEGINRPRKGHDAGDHPPITPMRSATEAELGFTEIMPWQSVPLEESLPTCQRGDSFAVGEMKMLEKQTSPPDYLTEAELITLMEKHGIGTDASIPVHINNICQRNYVVVESSRRLRPTNLGIVLVHGYYRIDAELVLPTIRSAVEKQLNLIAHGKADYRQVLGHTLDIFKRKFHYFVDSISGMDELMEVSFSPLAATGKPLSRCGKCHRFMKYVQAKPSRLHCSHCDETYTLPQNGTIKLYKELRCPLDDFELVLWSSGSRGKSYPLCPYCSNHPPFRDMKKGMGCNECTHPTCQHSLGLLGIGQCVECDSGVLVLDPTSGPKWKVACNKCNVVAHCFENAHRVRVSADTCSACEAALLGVDFNKTKSPLPGDQTQYTGCVFCDPVFQELVELKHAASCHPMHRCGPGGRQGRGRGRGRRPAGKPGARRPKDKMSALAAYFV